The following proteins are encoded in a genomic region of Shinella zoogloeoides:
- a CDS encoding MerR family transcriptional regulator, translating into MRRSSLHLTAAEAARELGVSAKALRLYEQNGLLAPLRTAAGWRIYGPSELARAREVAALRRLGMGLAQIKAVLSAGGDNLGAALAAHQAGLERQLDDLAETVRSVEAVRKQTVSVAERTISLELPWPWGGERFDLPAIKPVTYITGPLGSGKTRLAQAIAEALPDAAFIGLERLADSDAAAQARSDNHLRRLVEQGANASPALTALIRAIETSQAAALVIDMVEQGLDQATQQVLRRYLRSRPFGKRPLFLLTRSSSILDLTDICADETILYCPANHDMPMVVAPHKGARGYEAVATCVATPTVRSRTEGVIAFRPSAA; encoded by the coding sequence GTGCGCAGGTCCAGCCTTCATCTGACCGCCGCTGAAGCGGCAAGGGAACTCGGCGTCTCGGCCAAGGCGCTCCGGCTCTACGAGCAGAATGGACTGCTGGCGCCGCTGCGCACGGCCGCCGGCTGGCGGATATACGGTCCGTCCGAACTGGCCCGCGCAAGGGAAGTCGCCGCCTTGCGGCGGCTCGGGATGGGCCTTGCGCAGATCAAGGCTGTCCTGTCGGCCGGTGGCGACAATCTCGGCGCCGCGCTCGCCGCCCATCAAGCCGGCCTCGAACGCCAGCTCGATGATCTGGCCGAGACCGTGCGATCGGTCGAGGCGGTGCGAAAGCAAACGGTATCGGTGGCGGAGAGGACGATCTCGCTGGAATTGCCGTGGCCCTGGGGCGGCGAGCGGTTCGACCTCCCGGCCATCAAGCCGGTCACCTACATCACCGGCCCCTTGGGAAGCGGCAAGACGCGGCTGGCGCAGGCGATTGCCGAAGCCTTGCCGGATGCCGCCTTTATCGGTCTGGAGCGGCTGGCGGACAGCGATGCGGCAGCACAGGCGCGAAGCGACAACCATCTTCGCCGGCTTGTCGAGCAGGGCGCGAACGCCTCGCCGGCCCTGACGGCGTTGATCCGCGCCATCGAAACCTCGCAGGCAGCGGCCCTCGTCATCGACATGGTCGAGCAGGGACTGGATCAGGCCACGCAGCAGGTGCTGCGACGCTATCTGCGAAGCCGGCCTTTCGGGAAACGCCCGCTGTTCCTGCTCACGCGCTCCTCGTCGATCCTCGACCTCACGGATATCTGCGCGGACGAAACCATCCTCTACTGCCCGGCCAATCACGACATGCCGATGGTCGTGGCACCCCACAAGGGCGCGCGGGGTTACGAGGCGGTCGCGACATGCGTTGCGACGCCGACCGTGCGGTCGCGGACGGAGGGCGTGATCGCCTTTCGGCCGAGCGCTGCCTGA
- a CDS encoding pyridoxal phosphate-dependent aminotransferase, whose amino-acid sequence MNSQTKIEEAGFVPASRIAAIGVSKILQIGARASAMKKEGLPVIILGAGEPDFDTPDNVKAAAKAAIDKGDTKYTALDGTPELKKAISEKFRRENGVDYAIDEVTVATGAKQILFNAFMATVNPGDEVIIPTPYWTSYSDIVEICGGVPVLIPCDAEAGFRLKAEQLEKAITPKTRWVLFNSPSNPSGAAYSEADYRPLLDVLLRHPHVWLMVDDMYEHIVYDGFKFVTPVAIEPRLKSRALTINGVSKAYAMTGWRIGYAGGPKALIKAMAVIQSQATSCPSSVSQAASVEALNGPQDFLKDRQASFKHRRDLVVSALNAIPGLACRTPEGAFYTFSGCAGVIGKTTPKGKRIEADSDFTDYLLEDANVAVVPGSAFGLSPYFRISYATSEAELTEALKRIAEACARLS is encoded by the coding sequence ATGAACAGCCAGACCAAGATCGAGGAGGCGGGCTTCGTGCCCGCCTCGCGCATCGCCGCCATCGGCGTTTCGAAAATCCTGCAGATCGGCGCCCGCGCGAGCGCCATGAAGAAGGAAGGCCTGCCGGTCATCATCCTCGGCGCCGGCGAGCCTGACTTCGATACGCCCGACAACGTCAAGGCCGCCGCCAAGGCTGCCATCGACAAGGGCGACACCAAGTACACCGCGCTCGACGGCACGCCGGAACTGAAGAAGGCAATTTCCGAAAAATTCCGCCGCGAGAACGGCGTCGATTACGCAATCGACGAAGTCACCGTCGCGACGGGCGCCAAGCAGATCCTCTTCAACGCCTTCATGGCGACGGTCAATCCGGGCGACGAGGTGATCATCCCGACGCCCTACTGGACGTCCTATTCCGACATCGTGGAAATCTGCGGCGGCGTGCCGGTGCTGATCCCCTGCGACGCGGAAGCCGGCTTCCGCCTGAAGGCCGAACAGCTGGAAAAGGCGATCACGCCGAAGACCCGCTGGGTGCTCTTCAACTCGCCGTCGAACCCGTCGGGCGCCGCCTACAGCGAGGCCGACTACCGCCCGCTGCTCGACGTGCTGCTGCGCCATCCGCATGTCTGGCTGATGGTCGACGACATGTACGAGCACATCGTCTATGACGGCTTCAAATTCGTGACCCCGGTCGCCATCGAGCCGCGCCTGAAAAGCCGCGCGCTGACGATCAACGGCGTCTCGAAGGCCTATGCGATGACCGGCTGGCGCATTGGCTATGCCGGCGGCCCCAAGGCGCTGATCAAGGCGATGGCCGTGATTCAGAGCCAGGCGACCTCCTGCCCGTCCTCGGTCAGCCAGGCCGCTTCGGTCGAGGCGCTGAACGGCCCCCAGGACTTCCTGAAGGACCGCCAGGCAAGCTTCAAACACCGTCGCGACCTCGTCGTCTCCGCGCTCAACGCCATTCCCGGCCTTGCCTGCCGCACCCCGGAAGGCGCGTTCTACACCTTCTCCGGCTGCGCCGGCGTGATCGGCAAGACGACGCCGAAGGGCAAGCGCATCGAGGCCGACAGCGACTTCACGGATTACCTCCTCGAAGACGCGAATGTCGCCGTCGTCCCGGGCTCGGCCTTCGGCCTCTCGCCCTATTTCCGCATCTCCTACGCCACGTCGGAAGCGGAACTGACGGAAGCGCTGAAGCGCATCGCAGAGGCCTGCGCACGGCTCTCCTGA
- a CDS encoding aldehyde dehydrogenase family protein, translated as MTKVDVKTETAALLDKLGVARAAWQGGDMASFSPVSGEEIGKLKTVSAAETNKAIDAAHEAFKAWRLVPAPKRGELVRLLGEELRASKADLGRLVSIEAGKITSEGLGEVQEMIDICDFAVGLSRQLYGLTIATERPGHRMMETWHPLGVVGIISAFNFPVAVWSWNAALALVAGNSIVWKPSEKTPLTALASQAIFERALARFGDAPANLSQVLIGDRAIGEALVDNHKVALVSATGSTRMGKEVGPRLAKRFARSILELGGNNAGIVCPSADLDMALRAIAFGAMGTAGQRCTTLRRLFVHDSVYDQLVPRLKKAYTSVSVGNPLETSALVGPLVDKQAFDGMQKAIAAAKAEGGSVTGGERVTEAGKDTAYYVKPAIVEMPKQAGPVLEETFAPILYVMKYSDFEAVLEDHNAVSAGLSSSIFTLNVQEAERFLSADGSDCGIANVNIGTSGAEIGGAFGGEKETGGGRESGSDAWKAYMRRATNTVNYSKALPLAQGVSFDIE; from the coding sequence ATGACGAAAGTCGACGTGAAAACCGAAACCGCAGCCCTTCTCGACAAGCTCGGCGTTGCCCGCGCGGCCTGGCAGGGTGGCGACATGGCCTCCTTCAGCCCGGTCAGCGGCGAAGAGATCGGCAAGCTGAAGACCGTCTCCGCCGCCGAGACGAACAAGGCGATCGACGCCGCCCACGAAGCCTTCAAGGCCTGGCGTCTCGTTCCGGCTCCCAAGCGCGGCGAACTCGTCCGCCTGCTCGGCGAAGAGCTGCGCGCCTCCAAGGCCGATCTCGGCCGCCTCGTCTCCATCGAAGCCGGCAAGATCACCTCCGAAGGCCTCGGCGAAGTGCAGGAAATGATCGACATCTGCGATTTCGCCGTCGGTCTCTCCCGCCAGCTCTACGGCCTGACGATCGCCACCGAGCGCCCCGGCCACCGCATGATGGAAACCTGGCACCCGCTGGGCGTCGTCGGCATCATCTCGGCCTTCAACTTCCCGGTCGCCGTCTGGTCGTGGAACGCGGCGCTTGCGCTCGTCGCCGGCAATTCCATCGTCTGGAAGCCGTCTGAAAAGACCCCGCTGACGGCGCTCGCCTCGCAGGCGATCTTCGAGCGCGCGCTCGCCCGCTTCGGCGATGCGCCGGCGAACCTGTCGCAGGTCCTCATCGGCGACCGCGCCATCGGCGAAGCCCTCGTCGACAACCACAAGGTCGCGCTCGTCTCGGCCACCGGCTCCACCCGCATGGGCAAGGAAGTCGGCCCGCGCCTCGCCAAGCGTTTCGCCCGCTCGATCCTCGAGCTCGGCGGCAATAATGCCGGCATCGTCTGCCCCTCGGCCGACCTCGACATGGCGCTGCGCGCCATCGCCTTCGGCGCCATGGGCACCGCCGGCCAGCGCTGCACGACGCTGCGCCGCCTCTTCGTGCATGACAGCGTCTACGACCAGCTCGTTCCGCGCCTGAAGAAGGCCTACACCAGCGTTTCCGTCGGCAACCCGCTGGAAACCTCCGCTCTCGTCGGCCCGCTGGTCGACAAGCAGGCCTTCGACGGCATGCAGAAGGCAATCGCAGCGGCCAAGGCCGAGGGCGGTTCCGTCACCGGCGGCGAGCGCGTCACCGAAGCCGGCAAGGATACGGCCTACTACGTCAAGCCCGCCATCGTCGAAATGCCGAAGCAGGCCGGCCCGGTTCTCGAAGAAACCTTCGCGCCGATCCTCTACGTCATGAAGTATTCCGACTTCGAAGCCGTGCTGGAAGACCACAATGCCGTTTCGGCCGGTCTCTCCTCGTCGATCTTCACGCTCAACGTTCAGGAAGCCGAGCGCTTCCTGTCGGCCGACGGTTCGGACTGCGGCATCGCGAACGTCAATATCGGCACCTCGGGCGCTGAAATCGGCGGCGCATTCGGCGGCGAGAAGGAAACCGGCGGCGGCCGCGAATCCGGCTCCGACGCCTGGAAGGCCTATATGCGCCGCGCCACCAACACGGTGAACTACTCGAAGGCACTGCCGCTCGCCCAGGGCGTCTCCTTTGATATCGAATAA
- a CDS encoding FAD-binding oxidoreductase: MIEAGHIEALKSLVGEKGLLTEPADMAAYETGARYDKGRAAFVARPATTAETSAVVSYCVRNAIALVPQSGNTGLVSGSTPDGSGSQGILSLDRLTAPFELDRVNRTVKAGAGLRLSDLNGRLEEAGLFFPIDLGADPRLGGMIATNTGGSRFLRYGDVRRNTLGLTVVLADEAGTVLDLSSGLRKNNTGIDWKQLFIGTSGAFGIVTECVLNLEPAPKQSATALLVPASEEQVATLLVAMEDALGSYLSAFEGMSGNAVRAALDHVPSLRNPFQGGIVPDFVILAEISRSTPPREGEQPLDAVLEEVLAAIWEREDAPLADAFVGPPHEIWALRHALSEGVKHSGRLIAFDLAFRRGDIMPFLAHMKAEMPDHFEDVTICDFGHIGDGGVHFNLVVAKDDPRLADPDFEADLREWVFTVAVERFEGSFSAEHAIGRKNQAFYDRYTPDEIRRLAAGLKTITSPGPLGAITF, encoded by the coding sequence ATGATCGAGGCAGGGCATATCGAAGCGCTGAAAAGCCTCGTCGGTGAGAAGGGTCTTCTCACCGAGCCCGCCGACATGGCCGCTTACGAGACCGGCGCGCGCTACGACAAGGGACGCGCCGCCTTCGTCGCCCGCCCGGCGACGACCGCGGAAACCTCCGCCGTCGTTTCCTATTGCGTGCGGAACGCCATCGCCCTCGTGCCGCAATCCGGCAATACCGGCCTCGTTTCCGGCTCGACGCCGGACGGGAGCGGAAGCCAGGGCATCCTCAGCCTCGACCGCCTGACCGCGCCTTTCGAACTGGACCGCGTCAACCGCACGGTGAAGGCAGGCGCGGGCCTTCGCCTTTCCGATCTCAATGGCAGGCTGGAAGAGGCCGGCCTCTTCTTCCCGATCGACCTCGGCGCCGATCCGCGCCTTGGCGGCATGATCGCGACGAATACCGGCGGCTCGCGCTTCCTGCGCTACGGCGATGTCCGCCGCAACACGCTCGGTCTCACCGTCGTTCTTGCCGACGAGGCGGGCACCGTGCTCGACCTCTCGTCCGGCCTGCGCAAGAACAATACCGGCATCGACTGGAAGCAGCTCTTCATCGGCACCTCCGGCGCCTTCGGCATCGTCACCGAATGCGTGCTGAATCTCGAGCCCGCACCGAAGCAGTCGGCGACGGCGCTCCTCGTGCCGGCTTCGGAAGAACAGGTCGCGACCCTGCTGGTCGCCATGGAAGATGCGCTCGGCAGCTACCTTTCAGCCTTCGAGGGCATGTCCGGCAATGCCGTGCGCGCCGCGCTCGATCATGTGCCCTCGCTGCGCAATCCCTTCCAGGGCGGCATCGTGCCGGACTTCGTGATCCTCGCGGAAATCTCCCGCTCCACCCCGCCGCGCGAGGGCGAGCAGCCGCTCGACGCGGTGCTGGAGGAAGTCCTGGCCGCGATCTGGGAGCGGGAGGACGCGCCGCTGGCTGACGCCTTCGTCGGCCCGCCGCACGAGATCTGGGCGCTGCGCCATGCGCTGTCCGAGGGCGTGAAGCATAGCGGGCGATTGATCGCCTTCGATCTTGCCTTCCGCCGGGGTGACATCATGCCCTTCCTCGCCCATATGAAGGCGGAAATGCCTGATCACTTCGAGGACGTGACGATCTGCGACTTCGGCCATATCGGCGATGGCGGCGTGCACTTCAACCTCGTCGTGGCGAAGGACGATCCGCGCCTTGCCGATCCCGATTTCGAGGCGGACCTGCGCGAATGGGTCTTCACCGTCGCGGTCGAGCGGTTCGAGGGAAGCTTTTCCGCCGAGCACGCCATCGGCCGCAAGAACCAGGCCTTCTACGACAGATACACCCCGGACGAGATCCGCAGGCTTGCGGCCGGGTTGAAAACCATCACTTCGCCGGGCCCGCTCGGCGCCATCACCTTCTGA
- a CDS encoding VOC family protein encodes MKANAQVSADKIRADFSAAMSAMYRDEVPAYGTLMSLVADVNAETLAADPHLKARLDATDSLERISEERHGAIRLGTPAELSMMRRVFAVMGMFPVGYYDLSTAGVPVHSTAFRPVGAESLSRNPFRVFTSLLRLDLIADAALREEAAAVLAARKIFTDEAVALVEKAERDGGLNAVDAARLVAEVLETFRWHDHAIVSADMYRRLHDAHRLVADVVSFKGPHINHLTPRTLDIDKVQARMPEEGIAPKAVVEGPPTRKCPILLRQTSFKALEEAVSFIGEDGRWQEGSHTARFGEIEQRGVALTPKGRALYDQLLNETRARVRPAADGSNAGDYEAALADVFKAFPDDWDGIRKAGLGYFRYSLTEKGMSVTGRNADLETAIEAGLIQFDPIVYEDFLPVSAAGIFQSNLGDDATQDFVASPNQVVFERDLGGAVLDEFAHYAGIQRASLEMCLGIVNMAAAAE; translated from the coding sequence ATGAAAGCAAATGCACAGGTTTCTGCCGACAAGATCCGCGCGGATTTCTCTGCCGCCATGTCCGCCATGTATCGCGACGAGGTTCCGGCCTATGGCACGCTGATGTCGCTGGTCGCCGATGTGAACGCGGAGACGCTTGCCGCCGACCCGCATCTGAAGGCGCGTCTCGACGCGACGGATTCGCTGGAGCGCATTTCCGAGGAGCGCCACGGCGCCATCCGTCTCGGCACGCCGGCAGAGCTTTCCATGATGCGCCGCGTCTTCGCCGTCATGGGCATGTTCCCGGTCGGCTACTACGATCTTTCCACGGCCGGCGTGCCGGTTCATTCCACCGCCTTCCGTCCGGTCGGCGCGGAAAGCCTCAGCCGCAACCCGTTCCGCGTCTTCACCTCGCTGCTGCGCCTCGATCTCATCGCCGATGCCGCGCTGCGCGAGGAAGCGGCCGCGGTTCTGGCGGCCCGGAAAATCTTCACCGACGAGGCGGTTGCGCTGGTCGAAAAGGCCGAGCGCGACGGCGGCCTCAATGCGGTCGATGCCGCCCGTCTCGTCGCGGAAGTGCTGGAAACCTTCCGCTGGCACGACCACGCCATCGTCAGCGCCGACATGTACAGGCGCCTGCACGACGCGCACCGGCTGGTCGCCGACGTCGTCTCCTTCAAGGGCCCGCATATCAACCACCTGACGCCGCGCACGCTCGACATCGACAAGGTGCAGGCGCGCATGCCGGAAGAGGGCATCGCCCCCAAGGCCGTCGTCGAGGGCCCGCCGACCCGCAAGTGCCCGATCCTCCTGCGCCAGACCTCATTCAAGGCGCTGGAAGAGGCCGTTTCCTTTATCGGTGAGGACGGACGCTGGCAGGAGGGCTCGCACACCGCCCGCTTCGGCGAGATCGAGCAGCGCGGCGTGGCGCTGACGCCGAAGGGCCGCGCGCTCTACGACCAGCTGCTGAACGAGACCCGCGCCCGCGTGCGCCCGGCCGCCGACGGTTCCAATGCCGGCGACTACGAGGCGGCGCTCGCCGACGTCTTCAAGGCCTTCCCGGACGACTGGGACGGTATCCGCAAGGCGGGCCTCGGCTATTTCCGCTATTCGCTGACGGAGAAGGGCATGTCCGTCACCGGTCGCAACGCCGATCTGGAAACCGCCATCGAAGCCGGCCTCATCCAGTTCGACCCGATCGTCTACGAGGATTTCCTGCCGGTCAGCGCCGCGGGCATCTTCCAGTCGAACCTCGGCGACGATGCGACGCAGGACTTCGTCGCAAGCCCCAACCAGGTGGTGTTCGAGCGCGATCTCGGCGGCGCGGTGCTGGATGAATTCGCACATTATGCCGGCATCCAGCGCGCCTCGCTTGAAATGTGCCTCGGCATCGTCAACATGGCGGCCGCCGCGGAATAA
- a CDS encoding LysR family transcriptional regulator has protein sequence MKLSRRLIPDVTTLQAFECAARHGSFTQAAHELNLTQSAVSRQIKDLEEQLGVLLFERVRQRVVLSDDGRRFLPEVRKLLHQTEETMLRAMASASSEHSLAIATLPTFGSRWLTPRIPGFLAENPGTIINIASRSAPFDFDEENFDLAIHYGQPVWARAACSYLCSEEILPAASPELLKSWSLAEPKDLEKAPLLHLATRPKLWAQWFELNGGSADTAYRGHRFDQFAMVIESAVAGLGFALLPKYLIEQELENGRLAVVFDRPMQTENSYYLVVPEGKLENPLSQAFRAWIAKEVP, from the coding sequence ATGAAGCTCAGTCGCAGGCTGATCCCGGACGTCACCACGCTGCAAGCGTTCGAATGCGCTGCCCGCCACGGCAGCTTCACGCAGGCGGCGCATGAACTGAATCTCACCCAGAGCGCCGTCAGCCGCCAGATAAAGGACCTCGAGGAACAGCTCGGCGTTCTGCTCTTCGAGCGCGTGCGCCAGCGCGTCGTGCTGTCCGACGACGGCCGCCGCTTCCTGCCGGAAGTGCGCAAGCTGCTGCACCAGACGGAAGAGACCATGCTGCGCGCCATGGCGTCGGCCTCCTCCGAGCACAGCCTCGCCATCGCCACGCTGCCGACCTTCGGCAGCCGCTGGCTGACGCCGCGCATTCCGGGTTTCCTCGCCGAAAATCCCGGCACGATCATCAACATCGCCTCCCGCTCGGCGCCGTTCGATTTCGACGAGGAGAATTTCGACCTCGCGATCCATTACGGCCAGCCCGTCTGGGCCCGCGCGGCCTGCTCCTATCTCTGCAGCGAGGAGATTCTGCCGGCCGCAAGTCCCGAACTCCTGAAATCCTGGAGCCTTGCCGAGCCGAAGGATCTGGAGAAGGCGCCGCTGCTGCATCTCGCGACCCGCCCGAAACTCTGGGCGCAATGGTTCGAGCTGAACGGCGGCTCGGCCGACACCGCCTATCGCGGCCACCGCTTCGACCAGTTCGCCATGGTCATCGAATCGGCCGTCGCCGGCCTCGGCTTCGCGCTGCTGCCGAAATATCTCATCGAACAGGAGCTGGAGAACGGCCGCCTCGCCGTCGTCTTCGACCGCCCGATGCAGACCGAGAACAGCTATTATCTCGTCGTGCCCGAGGGAAAGCTCGAAAACCCGCTGAGCCAGGCCTTTCGCGCCTGGATCGCCAAGGAGGTTCCCTGA
- a CDS encoding FAD-binding oxidoreductase codes for MLNDPRSHGLWEMTAPPAPETAAFSGSTEADVVIVGGGFTGFSTALHLAERGTRVVVLEGAEIGYGGSGRNVGLVNAGMWVMPDELPGVLGDVYGGRLLEVLGNAPRLVFDLVEKHAIDCEINPVGTLHCAVGQSGFDELKQRAEQWARRGAPVRLLDAAETAVKVGTDAYAGSLLDLRAGTIQPLAYVRGLARAAIAAGAKVFTGSPVTGAERNGKRWTVKTTRGTVTADWVVVATNAYTVAPWNEVRTELVHLPYFNFATVPLSPEMQAKILPEKQGAWDTKEVLSSFRFDKRGRLVFGSVGALRGTGTGIHKAWARRALKKLFPAIGDIAFEAEWYGKIGMTSDSLPRFHRLAENVIGFSGYNGRGIAPGTVFGRTLAQLIAGEIAEMDLPLPVSEPEAQSFRTVREGYYELGAQIAHFAGARL; via the coding sequence ATGCTCAACGATCCGCGCTCCCATGGCCTTTGGGAGATGACTGCCCCGCCCGCCCCCGAAACCGCCGCCTTTTCCGGCTCGACCGAGGCGGACGTCGTCATTGTCGGCGGCGGCTTCACCGGCTTTTCGACCGCCCTTCATCTTGCCGAGCGCGGCACGCGCGTCGTCGTGCTCGAAGGGGCGGAAATCGGCTATGGCGGCTCCGGCCGCAATGTCGGCCTCGTCAATGCCGGCATGTGGGTGATGCCCGACGAACTGCCCGGCGTGCTCGGCGACGTCTATGGCGGCCGCCTGCTCGAAGTGCTCGGCAATGCGCCCCGCCTCGTCTTCGACCTCGTCGAGAAACACGCCATCGATTGCGAGATCAATCCCGTCGGCACGCTGCACTGCGCCGTCGGCCAGTCCGGCTTCGACGAACTCAAGCAGCGCGCCGAGCAATGGGCCCGCCGCGGCGCCCCGGTGCGCCTGCTCGACGCCGCCGAGACGGCGGTGAAGGTCGGCACGGACGCCTATGCAGGCTCGCTGCTCGACCTGCGCGCCGGCACGATCCAGCCGCTCGCCTATGTGCGCGGCCTTGCCCGCGCCGCCATCGCCGCCGGTGCGAAGGTCTTCACCGGCAGCCCGGTGACGGGCGCGGAGCGGAACGGCAAGCGCTGGACGGTCAAGACAACACGCGGCACGGTCACGGCGGACTGGGTGGTCGTCGCCACCAACGCCTATACGGTCGCCCCATGGAACGAAGTTCGCACCGAGCTCGTGCATCTTCCCTATTTCAACTTCGCCACCGTGCCGCTCTCGCCGGAGATGCAGGCAAAGATCCTGCCGGAAAAGCAGGGCGCATGGGACACGAAGGAAGTCCTCTCCTCCTTCCGCTTCGACAAGCGCGGCCGTCTCGTCTTCGGCAGCGTCGGCGCGCTGCGCGGCACCGGCACCGGCATCCACAAGGCCTGGGCGCGCCGCGCCCTGAAGAAGCTGTTCCCGGCGATCGGCGACATCGCCTTCGAGGCGGAATGGTACGGCAAGATCGGCATGACCTCCGACAGCCTGCCGCGCTTCCACCGCCTTGCCGAAAACGTCATCGGCTTTTCCGGCTATAACGGCCGCGGCATCGCGCCCGGCACGGTCTTCGGCCGCACCCTCGCCCAGCTCATTGCCGGCGAGATCGCCGAAATGGACCTGCCGCTGCCCGTCAGCGAGCCCGAGGCGCAGTCCTTCCGCACAGTGCGCGAAGGCTATTACGAACTCGGCGCGCAGATCGCCCATTTCGCCGGCGCGCGCCTCTAG